Genomic DNA from Methanosarcina sp. MTP4:
TAAGTGAGGAAAAAAGCCTTGTAAGGGCCGGCAGGGGTCAGGTTACGGATGCGGAAATCCGGGCTGAGGGTGTGAACCTTGTTATGGGCACTACCCCTGGCGTCGTTGCGATAATCGGCTGCCCGAACTATGGCGAGGGCAGCAAAGACGTCTATAACATCGCCGAGGAGTTCCTGAAAAGGAACTACATCGTGCTTGCCAGCGGCTGTGCGGCAATGGACCTTGGCATGTTCAAGGATGAGGAAGGAAAGAGTCTTTACGAACGCTTCTCCGGCAGGTTCGAGAGAGGCGGCTGCCTGAACATGGGCTCCTGTGTCTCAAACTCCCACATCACGGGTACCGCCGAGAAAGTGGCTGCGATCTTTGCCAGGAGGGACCTTGGAGGCAACCTCGAAGAGATCTCGGACTACATCCTGAACCGGGTTGGCGCAGTCGGCCTTGCCTGGGGAGCCTATTCCCAGAAAGCCGCTTCCATCGGGACCGGCTGCAACATGCTCGGCATCCCGGCTGTGCTCGGCCCCCACGGTTCCAAGTACAGGAGAGCTCTTATCGCAAAGCCCTACGCCGAGGAGAAGTGGGAAGTCTACGATGCCCGGAACGGGGAGAAAATGAAGATCCCCCCTGCCCCGGAATTCCTGCTCATCACCGCAGAGAGCTGGCAGGAAGCTGTCCCCATGCTTGCAAAAGCCTGCATCCGGCCTTCCGATAACAACATGGGAAGGATGATCAAGCTTACCCACTACATCGAGCTTTCCGAGAAGTACCTGGGAATTCTCCCCTATGACTGGTGGAAGTTCGTCCGGACCGAAAGCGACCTCCCCCTCTCCCGCCGCGAACAGTTCCTTAAGATCCTGGAATCCGAACACGGCTGGAAGATTGACTGGGACAAAAAGAAGATCCTCTCAGGCCCTGAAACGAAGTTCGACGTCTCGGCCCAGCCAACCAACCTGAAGCGGCTCTGCAAACAGCCGGAAGGAGCCGGACAGGCTTCAAAAGCTTCGGAATAAGCAAGTAGGGAGCAGGAGAGAAAGTAGAAGAGAGTAGGAGAGCTGAAAAATGGTCGACACGACAAAAAACACCAAAGTCTTCACGAGCTACGGGGTAACGACTTCCAGGACCGTAACCCCGGCAGTGGCAGCGAAGATGATCGCAAAAGCAAAGCGTCCCCTCCTTGTGGTGGGGACAGCCGCAGCCGAACAGGGGCTTCTGGAACGCATCATTTCGATTTCCAGAACCTTAAATCTTCCTATTGCAGCCACCGGGAGTTCAATGCCCGCTTTTGTGGGAAAGGACGTGGATGCCCGCTACATCAACCTCCACGCCCTGGGCTTTTACCTGCCCGATCCCGAATGGCCCGGCCTGGACGGCAACGGCAGCTATGATACCCTCATAGTGCTCGCCCACAAGAAATATTACATCAACCAGGTGCTGTCAGGGCTCAGGAACTTCAGTTCCATAAAGACGATAGCAATAGACCGCAACTACATCCAGAACGCCTCGGTCTCTTTCGGGAACCTGGGCAAAAAAGAGCATATCGAAGCCCTTGATGAACTTATAGGGCTTCTGGAAGCGGAAGCAAAGTAAAGTAAAGGACATAGAATTTGGAATTAAGGGGAATGAAAGCTTTTCCTTCCTCTTTCCTTCCTCTTTCCTTCTTCTTTTCTTTCTTTTTATAAATATCCCCCACTTCTCTAATTTTTTCTAGCATTTTCCAATTTCGGCTCAGAATAAATGAAATTTTTAAGTAATTTGAAAAGAAAAAACTATATGAATTTTAAATCTGCATTAACCCTTCATTAATAATCCTAAAAACCCTCACACCACGATCACACATGGTAGAAAAAGAGATCGATTCCTTATGCAGCCAGTACGGGCTGAGACCTACAAACTTATCGGAACTTACGCTTGAAATCAATTTGCCTGACCCTGCACTTGAGGATGGGTTCAGGGAACTGGAAAATACCCTCTATCTTCCCCTTTCCGACGGCGCAAACGCTGTTTCTTCCCTGTCTTTCCTCACAGAGGCGGAGCCCTCGGCTTACATCCAGCTGGTTCTCGATCCCGGAAAAGCGAGTGCAGAATACCTTGAAGACTTTTTAAACAACCCCCTGGGCCGGAAGATCCGGAAAGCCTGGGAAGCCAGGGGCTTCATCCGCAGGCCGGATTCCCTTTCAGAGGAAAAACTGCTGGAAGATACTGTTTTGGATGATACTGCCTGTGCGGAGGGCGCTTCATTTTCATCTACTAGCTCAGTTGCAGAGGTCTATGGAGAAGCCTACGGAGAAGCCTATTCGGATGTTTTTGCAGGGGAGGGAGGCGGTTCGGGGGCAGTTGCGGTTGCAGGAGCTGGTGATTCCCTGGATGCGCTTCCTCCTACCGTTGACCTCAATTCCCTATCCCACAGCAGGATCTACCTACCTGACCTGCAGACCCAGAAAGAGGTCCTTAAGGTCAAGGGACTGATAAAAGAGCTAATGGACCAGCTCAGCGTTTTCGAGTGCAGGCTATCCACCTATCCCAAGAACCTCGCCCACATCGAGGAGAAGATCGCCCATATCCGGGAAGCTGTCCAGCTTGCAAACGACTCCGACTACGCCCTGGAACTCATCCGCAGGGGTGAGAGCAAGAAACTGGAGTTCAAGTCCACGCTCCGTATGAACCTCATGTCAGGCAAGCCGGACTGGAATATCGAGCATGCTGTCCTCAAGACCCTCGTCGCTTACCTGAACACCGACGGTGGGACCCTCCTGGTAGGTGTTTCCAACGATGGGGAAGTCCTGGGAATCGAAAACGAAGGTTTCCCGAACGAGGACAAGTTCCTCCTCCACTTCAAGCAGCTCATCAAGCAGCATATAGGCCTCGCATATGCCCCCCTGATCGAATACGCCCTCGTCCCGGTAGGTGAAAAAAAGATCCTGGAAGTTGACTGCCGGAAAAGTGACGAAGCCGTCTTCATGACGCCAAACAAAAAAGACGAGGAGTTTTACATCCGGATCGGGCCGTCCAGTGAGCGGCTTACCGGCAGCAAACTTCTCGAGTACGTGGGCCGGCGGTATAACGGGAACGGTCACCAGTAAAAAGTCCCCTGCGAAAAAGTCCCCCGTAAAAAAAGTAAGTTGAGGTCAGATGTTTCTTACGATATTCAGCGCCCCTGTGGAAACAAGGTCCACTGCAAGGGCTGCAAGAAAGAGCCCCATGAGCCTTGTGAAGACCAGCATTCCGTTGTAGCCGATAATCTTGTGAATCCTTCTGGAGAAGCGGAAGATTACAAGGCAGATTGCAAAAGTAAGGACAATTGCCAGGACTATAATCAATTTCTGGTCGACTCCTCCCGCACTGCCCATCAGCACGATTACTGCGCTGATCGTCCCTGGCCCGGACAGGAGTGGAAGAGCTATTGGAAAAACCCATATGTCTTCCCTTTCTTCAGACTGTTTGATCTCTTCTTCTGTTATCCTTTCTGATGAAATCTTGGCATTCATCATATCAAAGGCAATGCTGAAGAGCAGGATTCCCCCGGCAACCCTCAGGGAATCGACATTGATGCTGAAAAGTTCGAGGATTATGTTCCCTGTGAATGCAAAAAAGAGGGCTATAAGAAAGGCCAGAACGATGGCTTTATTTGCGATCTCATTCTTTTCATCAAAAGTCATTTTACTGGTCAGGGAGATGAAGGTCACGACTGCACTGAGGGGGCTTACGACTACAAAAAGTGACATGAAGGAATAAATGAAAAAACTGATACCGTCCATCTCGCTAAACTACCCCTGAACTATAAGCCTTTTCTTACCATTTCTCACAGTACTACTATATTTACTTATGGAATGCCGATTTTTTTAAATAGTTTGGTTCCCCTCGTATTCCGGCCAATGCGGATGAGCTTGAATTTTTCTTCTTATTCATTCGGTAAAATTTCGGTTAAATAGTTTCAAAAAAAGTAAAAATATATAAAAAGGATGGCTTAAAAATTAAGTTCATATGTATTTCTAAACATTATTGCTAACCATTATCGCCGAACATTATTGCTAACCATTATCGTTGAACATTATTGCTAACCATTATCGTTGAACATTATCACTAAACAGAATCATATCCAGGAGTTCAAAACCATGCCCCCGGAAAAATCCTATACCCTGAATGCCGTTCCAATGGGCAATTCCAACGCCTACCTCATCACAGCCGGAGCTTCCGCAGTCCTGGTCGATGCCGGCTGCGGCGGTAAAATTAAGAACCTTGAAGCAGCCCTCGAGCAAAAGAACCTGAAATTCCCCGACATCAATCTTATCATCCTCACCCACACCCACTACGACCATGTCGGCTGTCTGGCCGAAATCAGGGACCGCAGCGGGGCAAAGGTCCTGGTCCACGAAGCCGAAGCCGGGAACCTGGAAAGGGGCTACACCCCATTTCCTAAAGGCACCATGTGGTTTTCGAAAATTATATCAGGGCTGGCAAGCAGCCTTCTGTCCTCAAAAGCAAAATATCCTCCCGTAAAAGCGGACATCGTAGTCAAAGGCGAGTACGACCTGAAAAAATACCTTCCCGGAGTAAAGGCAAAAGTCATCCCGACGCCGGGCCATACCAAAGGTTCGATTTCCGTAATCCTGCAAAACGAAGATGCAGTTGTCGGGGACACGCTTTTCAACGTAATGCCCTGGACCGTTTTCCCTCCCTTTGCCAACAATGAAAAACAGCTTTTTAGAAGCTGGGAAAAGCTTGCCGAAACAAGCTGTGCGACCTTTTACCCAGGACACGGAAAGGAGTTCCCTATTGAAAAACTGGTGGACAACTACAGGAAACTGAGTTCCAGAGTGTAAAAAGCAAGCTGAAAATTCAAGCTATGCACTCTTATTTTACACTCTTATTTTTGTACATTGGGTAATCCTTTTTGTATAATCAAGTAATTATAATAATTATAGCAATTGAAAGCCAATTCTATGCTACTTTATTGGGGGGTCTTTACTGGATAGTGAACAGCAAATATCTAAGCCGGTTTCTAAGACAACTTCCGGGACTTCAATGGGTTTGAACGAAAACACTGAAGCCGTCCTGTCTTACACGCTCACCTGGTTAACAGGCCTGCTTTTCTTCGTTCTCGAAACTAAAAGTAAATTCGTCAGGTTCCATGCGCTACAATCCGTTATAGCATTCGTGGTCCTTTCCGTCATTCTCAGTATCCCGCAAGCTTTTTTCGGAGAGCTCGGTTTCCTGGCTTACTTCATACTTAACCTCAATCCGGCGTTGATTATCTACCTTTTAATTTCTGCGCCATCCGACATCTTCTCAAGCTTTTTCGGAGGTGTTTTTATGTTAAGCGGTATAGCCATTCTTCTCTGGCTTTTCCTGATGTACCAGGCCTTCAAGGGGAAAAAGTTCAGTCTGCCTTTGATAGGGGATCTGGTGGATAAGGTGCTTGAAAGCATATATTCGGAGTAAAAGGGAAAGGTGGAGATCTGAGGGATGTGCAGGTTTGTGATTTTGGGATCAAAACCGTGAAACCATCAAGTTGTTAATCTCAGCAGCAGCCACGCTCGCCTCAGGCGAGCGGCCTTTCCCTGATTATGGATATAAAATGAAATAAGGGAGAACTTAAACGGATTTTTTTGAATTTTTTTGTTAGAATCAAGAAAGCTTGATATTCTTTTCATCAACCAGCTTTTGCAAAGAGAAATGCCAGCATTCATTACTATTTTTGTTCTTTCTTCTAAAAAAATATTCAAGATCAATGGACATAATGCTATAAATTATTTTTGATTTTTATTAGGGCCAAAATACGTAAAAATTGGCTTAAAATTTTAAAATGCTAGGATATTAAAATATAAAACTAGTGTTTGATACTGAAAATTCTATTATAAATTGACATCTCTACATATGTATGAAAGTTAACTATGAGTATGATGTGTATTATTTTTATAAATTTCAAGCAGATGAATGTATATAATATTATATAGTCCTCAAATCTAAAAATCCATTAGAATCTTCAAATCTACCTGAGGTCCTACCCGGACTTAAGGTTCTAATGGGTGGTACAGAATGAAATATTTGAAAGTTATAGTTATGTTATCTGTCAGCTTCTTGCTGCTTACGTTATTATCATTGCCAGCTATGGCATACATTATCGATGGTAAGCTTGACGACTGGGGAGTTGATCTTCGGTCTGGCTTGGATGAAACCGACATCAATGCATGGATACCAACAAGAAACACCGTTGACTGGATAGTTGAGGACAATATAGACCCTACTTACACCTCAGATGAAGCGTATCCAGACTGGACCGGATACACTGACACCGGCGTACACATCAAAAAAAGTGGGGACACGTATATTGCTTATAGCGAGCCAACCCTTGCCTATAGCGACTGGTGGGCAAGAGCTCACGGCGATCATTACTTGGAACCTGCGGGTGGAGAATACTACGATATTGAAGCCCTGTACTTTGATGATGATGCCCAATATGTTTACATCGCAATCGTAACCTCTATGCCACCAACTGGCTACACAGATGAATACGGCAGATTCGTTGACGCAGGGGATATTGCCATAGACCTTGATACCGACGAAAACACTGGTGAATATGGATATGAATACGGTATCAAAACCCATGGTATCGGCATAGGTATGATACGATACAATCCTGACTGGTCACTACCACAAGCAACTGGAGGTTTCATCGTAAATGCACCCTCTGAATTTGACAAAAATACTGGTGATTTTACAGGCACAGCCGAACTTGTATACGTTAACGCAAATAATGATGAAACGGTGGATTATGGGTCAGATGAGTACGAACCAAATGGTGTACTTGTAGTACCCAACTACATTATCGAAGCAAAAATTCCAAAAAGTGCACTTGGAAATCCAACAGTTGGACAGACCAGCAACATTCACGTAAGCATCGGTTGCGGAAACGATGTAATCGAACTCGTACCCGTATCCTTTGAAGCTGAAATCCCGGAATTCCCGACCGTCGCATTACCGGTATTCGCGGTTCTGGGACTATGCTACATCTTTAACGGAAGACGCCGGGACGGAGAATAATAAAAGTAAGTAGCAACCTGATAAATTCAAGGGCATCCTGATTGATGCTCCTGGATTTAATAGGCCAGACTCATAGATTTCTTTCTTGCTTCTATCTCTTTTTTAATGTTTTAATGGAAAAAGCCACTTGCTTCGCAAGTGGGAAAGACAGGTTTGGGACACTATTAACGCTGCCCTGTTTCCTATATCCGAGCCGAAAGTCCTTACGCTTCTTTTTTATCTTCCTTCCGCGTATCTTTATGATGAAAATATGATTGTCATTAAGTGTGCCCGCTGCAAAACAAAGATTTTCAAGTACCTGAAAGTCGGGAAAGGAAAAGTCCTGCGCTGTTTTGAAGAGCGGATAGTTGAGGACTCCAGTTTGAGGGAAGAGGGACAGGTTAAGTGCCCGAAATGCGGAAACCTGATAGGGGTTGAAGAAGAAAAATGGGTGAAGATGAACCGAAGCGGGTTTACTTATTCGGGGAAAGTGATCAAAAAGTGAGGTAATCAGTACGGTACGGTTAAAATATTCGATGGAAATAATAGTGCCCCTGATTATCTTTTTAAATTCTTACGGGTGTGGTCTTTTGCCTGCTTGCCATACAGGATAATTTTTATGAAGGACTCATTATCATTTAGAGTAATCATTTAGAGTATCTTTTTGGATGGTCCTTATGGCACATATCAAATCTATAAACAGCATGTCCCTTGGAAAAGTCCTCGGTCTTATGTACATGATTTTGTCGCTCGTCTTCTCGCCCTTCTTTTTCCTTATAGCGGCTCAAACAACATCGGTTTCAGGTGCAGCCGTAGTCTTATTTATTATTGTGTTTTATGGGATAATGGGAGTAATTGCAGGCTTGCTTATAGGAATCATCTACAACTTCATTGCGGGAAGGTTCGGAGGTATCGAGTTAGAGATTGAAACAAACTGAGTGTGGGATTCCTGGCTCGCTCCCGGTAAGAAATGGGCAGGGAGCTTGTTTCTGGCGTAGTATCCAGTCACCAATTATTTATTAACTGACCTTTATTGTTTCCAGTCTTTTTTTAGTTTTTACCAAATGTCCCCAGTTGTTTTAACCGTTTTCAGGTTTGGGAGCCTGCTAACAGAAGCCCACAAACTTCACTCAAAATCTAAAAAAAGTCGAGAGCATCGTTTGCTCAAGGTCTTCTTCCACCTCTCGCCTGTCCGAAAACCGGCTCCATAAACTGCTTTCGAACTTCGGGTCAGGGGCCTGTTCCAGCGAACTCCGGTAATGCTCAACCGTCTTTTCCTGCCAGTCCCCTTCCAGCAGCAGGAACTTTATCCCTCTTCTCTGCTCGTTCCACTCCCAGACTTCCGACTGGTAAAAAATAGCCCCTAGCTGGCTTGAAAGCTGGGCATAAGGGACCTCGGGCCTCATCCGGTAAAGGAACTTTCCGATCCCCTCTTTTTCCCTTCCCCTGTACAGGTTTACGGCATTGTTTGCCAGGTCCTTCCATTCCCTGTCCTGCATGAACTCATCGAGCCTGTTCAGGTGGTTGTAACTAACCTTGTCAATCCTGGGAAAGCGGTGGTTCCTGAACTTCCTTTTGATGAAAATGTTTCCCCTGCTGTCTATTCGCCATGAAAAGGCTCGCTGTCTTGCGCCCAGGGTATTGGATCGGGACCAGAAGGCATCCATTGGTGTAGATTTGGTTTTGAGATATAAAAAATTACTTGTGGGAGTGGAGGGATTTCGTGTGCTTAAGCAGAAAAGAGGCAAGAAATCAGTTTGATTTGGGTAAATCGCTTCAATGATCAGTTTTTTGATAGCAAAAATAAGATTATTTGTAAATATCATCGTGATGAGCGATGTCCCAGAATATCACTTTATTTTCGGCTTCAACTATTTCAAAAACAAGAACAAATGACTTGTCGATGTGGACTCGCCTCAAACCTTTCATATCATGTCTTAAAGGTTTGAAATGATAGGGGTTGTCGAGTATCTCCCCCATTTTGCTCAGCAGAGCTTCAAAACGCCTTTTGTTTTTCTTTTGAAGTTTTTCCATTTCTTTTTCAAGACTCTTGCTGACTTCAAAAGAATGTCTCAAAGCTTTACCCCGAATTTCTTTTCAAACTCGTTGCCAGAAACAGTACCTTCCTTTTTTATTTCATCCAACCTTTCAAGGTACTCCTCTTTAACTGGATGCAGTTCGCTATCTATTGCCTCAAGACTTTCTTCTATTTCAAGGACCTTTTTCTTGAGGAAATCCAGGTCATCGGATATTTTCCTGAGAAGCTCTGTTTCAGTCATATTTTCACATAGATATTTTGTGCTTTGATAATATTTATACGTCGCTGTGGAAGAAAAATAAGCTGAGAGACAAATAAATGGCAGCACAGTTTTTGAAGTTGAATCCGAGATTTTCATGCAACTGCTTCATAAACGCTCTGATTATCCCCGGCGTATGAGTCGTAAATGTGCTGGAAAACAGCGTTGCATTTTTCTTCATAAATATCCGTATCGTATGAGTCGGGGAGTCCTCTATCCAGTTCGTCTTCAATTTCTTTTTTAACTGCTGCCATAGCCTACTGTTTTTTTCTCCAATCGAGCACCAGTTTTTCAGTTTTTATAGTGGAAAGCAGCTCTTTTGAGATCTTTTTTCTTTTCATTTTGCTCTAAACTTACATGCTGCTGTTGGTGGTGAAAAGATTCTTACGCCTGATTGATATTCTTTCCATTCTTCTTCATTAAGGCATATTAGGGCGGGATTTATACAGCCTGCCTTTCCGCATACTAATGCAGTGTCTGGATATCCTACAGGTTTTACCATCTTCACATAGACCGCAGTCCTTCCTTCGGGAAGACCACATTTTTTGCATCTAGCCAGTGCCATGCTATCACCTTCATTCTTATGAATTTGTATATGTTTTTATATTTTGTGGAGATAAACTTGATAAATATCTCATCTGTGTCTAAGAGTAAAAATGTGTCACTTTTTGGAAGTGGTAGAATGGTAAATGAGAAAGCAATCGAAAAAATTGTTGGGTACGGTGATACGTACATAGAGCAACATCTTGAAAATGGGTATGAAAAAAGTAGGCTGACGACTGATTGGTGGGAAGGGTTGAAATTTCTGTTTGATCACGTTTTTTATCAGGGTCGCAGTGATAAAGTTTCGGAAAGGGTAGAAAATGAAGTAATTACTGTTTTAGAGAAGTATATTAATGGAAACAAAGAAAATCCAGAAATTATTTTGAATAAAAATAATCATGAAAAAATAACGTGTGATCTTGAAGAAGTTATAGGAAAAGGTAAGGTCGGAAGGCACAGAGATATTGAAATGGTCATTTCAATTTTTAAATTTATTCCCAGAATAGAGGATAAAAATATTCTAAAATATTCAGTGTCAAAAATAAAAAATGGATATGTAAGGGATCATTATGAAGAACTGCAAAGTATTCGTTCTATTGGTCCCAAAGTTAGTTCTTTTTACCTTCGGGATCTGATCTACATGTATTCATTAGATAGCTATATTTCAAAAGAGGATTTGATATTTTTACAGCCTATAGACACATGGGTTAGAAAGGTTGCATTAAAAGTTGAAATTATAGATAATATTGATGAGGATGACACGATAGTTAGGGAAAAAATTGTTGAATCTTGTTTGAATTTAAACTTGTCTACCACAAAATTCAATCAAGGTTCTTGGTATTTAGGATACAATTCCTTTGACATCCTTATAGATAACTTGGATAAAATTTGAATTCCATGAAAAAAGTTATACTTGGATTACTTAAACATCTCTCTCTTTTTCTTCACTCTTTCTCTCCCTCTTCCCCTTACCGGACATCTCTGGAATTATTATTAATATGGAGCTGCCAGTAGCGGTCGTAGAGGGTGACGATCAGGGTCAGGAGCAGGATGAAGAAGAGCGTGTTCCCTAGGTC
This window encodes:
- a CDS encoding DUF4870 domain-containing protein encodes the protein MGLNENTEAVLSYTLTWLTGLLFFVLETKSKFVRFHALQSVIAFVVLSVILSIPQAFFGELGFLAYFILNLNPALIIYLLISAPSDIFSSFFGGVFMLSGIAILLWLFLMYQAFKGKKFSLPLIGDLVDKVLESIYSE
- a CDS encoding helix-turn-helix domain-containing protein, giving the protein MVEKEIDSLCSQYGLRPTNLSELTLEINLPDPALEDGFRELENTLYLPLSDGANAVSSLSFLTEAEPSAYIQLVLDPGKASAEYLEDFLNNPLGRKIRKAWEARGFIRRPDSLSEEKLLEDTVLDDTACAEGASFSSTSSVAEVYGEAYGEAYSDVFAGEGGGSGAVAVAGAGDSLDALPPTVDLNSLSHSRIYLPDLQTQKEVLKVKGLIKELMDQLSVFECRLSTYPKNLAHIEEKIAHIREAVQLANDSDYALELIRRGESKKLEFKSTLRMNLMSGKPDWNIEHAVLKTLVAYLNTDGGTLLVGVSNDGEVLGIENEGFPNEDKFLLHFKQLIKQHIGLAYAPLIEYALVPVGEKKILEVDCRKSDEAVFMTPNKKDEEFYIRIGPSSERLTGSKLLEYVGRRYNGNGHQ
- a CDS encoding type II toxin-antitoxin system mRNA interferase toxin, RelE/StbE family, yielding MRHSFEVSKSLEKEMEKLQKKNKRRFEALLSKMGEILDNPYHFKPLRHDMKGLRRVHIDKSFVLVFEIVEAENKVIFWDIAHHDDIYK
- a CDS encoding PEF-CTERM sorting domain-containing protein, giving the protein MKYLKVIVMLSVSFLLLTLLSLPAMAYIIDGKLDDWGVDLRSGLDETDINAWIPTRNTVDWIVEDNIDPTYTSDEAYPDWTGYTDTGVHIKKSGDTYIAYSEPTLAYSDWWARAHGDHYLEPAGGEYYDIEALYFDDDAQYVYIAIVTSMPPTGYTDEYGRFVDAGDIAIDLDTDENTGEYGYEYGIKTHGIGIGMIRYNPDWSLPQATGGFIVNAPSEFDKNTGDFTGTAELVYVNANNDETVDYGSDEYEPNGVLVVPNYIIEAKIPKSALGNPTVGQTSNIHVSIGCGNDVIELVPVSFEAEIPEFPTVALPVFAVLGLCYIFNGRRRDGE
- a CDS encoding MBL fold metallo-hydrolase codes for the protein MPPEKSYTLNAVPMGNSNAYLITAGASAVLVDAGCGGKIKNLEAALEQKNLKFPDINLIILTHTHYDHVGCLAEIRDRSGAKVLVHEAEAGNLERGYTPFPKGTMWFSKIISGLASSLLSSKAKYPPVKADIVVKGEYDLKKYLPGVKAKVIPTPGHTKGSISVILQNEDAVVGDTLFNVMPWTVFPPFANNEKQLFRSWEKLAETSCATFYPGHGKEFPIEKLVDNYRKLSSRV
- the cdhB gene encoding CO dehydrogenase/acetyl-CoA synthase complex subunit epsilon, which codes for MVDTTKNTKVFTSYGVTTSRTVTPAVAAKMIAKAKRPLLVVGTAAAEQGLLERIISISRTLNLPIAATGSSMPAFVGKDVDARYINLHALGFYLPDPEWPGLDGNGSYDTLIVLAHKKYYINQVLSGLRNFSSIKTIAIDRNYIQNASVSFGNLGKKEHIEALDELIGLLEAEAK
- a CDS encoding MarC family protein gives rise to the protein MDGISFFIYSFMSLFVVVSPLSAVVTFISLTSKMTFDEKNEIANKAIVLAFLIALFFAFTGNIILELFSINVDSLRVAGGILLFSIAFDMMNAKISSERITEEEIKQSEEREDIWVFPIALPLLSGPGTISAVIVLMGSAGGVDQKLIIVLAIVLTFAICLVIFRFSRRIHKIIGYNGMLVFTRLMGLFLAALAVDLVSTGALNIVRNI